The following proteins come from a genomic window of Oncorhynchus kisutch isolate 150728-3 unplaced genomic scaffold, Okis_V2 Okis06b-Okis10b_hom, whole genome shotgun sequence:
- the LOC116359966 gene encoding protein tweety homolog 2-like isoform X2 encodes MIMVFGVISLVLSWASLGAGTATAVGTSDFCVSPDKFIANRTKEFLSAEVTHYYLYCSQSLPNPFQQSLTIFQRSLTTMQIQIQGLLQFSVPVFPTAERDLLGIQRLLNSTEFNLNQLTALLDCRGLHKNYLDGLMGVCYDGVEGLLYLCLFSLLSVSAFCAMLCAIPRAWTLITSRDRAYDDIDEEDPFNPQARHMTFNPSRASHVHSFCSYSSSLDSQASPHPPSQTAAILPTSEYMNQSMLFGGNPRYENVPLIGRGSPPPSYSPRMRTTYLSMTDAQIRHFGTDFQQV; translated from the exons gaTCATGGTGTTTGGGGTGATATCTCTGGTCCTGAGCTGGGCATCACTAGGAGCAGGCACTGCTACTGCCGTG GGCACCAGTGACTTCTGTGTGTCTCCAGACAAGTTCATAGCAAACAGGACCAAGGAGTTCCTCAGTGCAG AAGTGACACACTACTACCTGTATTGCAGTCAGAGTCTACCCAACCCTTTCCAACAG tcTCTGACTATCTTCCAGAGGTCTCTGACCACCATGCAGATCCAGATACAAGGACTACTGCAGTTCTCTGTACCTGTCTTCCCTACTGCTGAG AGAGATCTTCTGGGCATCCAGCGCCTGCTGAACTCTACAGAGTTCAACCTGAACCAGTTAACAGCCCTGCTAGACTGCAGGGGGCTCCATAAG aaCTACCTGGATGGTCTGATGGGGGTGTGTTATGACGGGGTGGAGGGTctcctctacctctgcctcttctctctgCTGTCGGTCAGTGCCTTCTGTGCCATGCTGTGTGCCATCCCCCGGGCATGGACCCTCATCACCAGCAG GGACAGGGCCTATGACGACATCGATGAGGAGGATCCGTTTAACCCCCAGGCCCGTCATATGACCTTCAACCCCAGCAGAGCCAGCCATGTACACAGCTTCTGTAGCTACAGCAGCAGTCTGGACAGCCAGGCCAGTCCACACCCTCCATCACAGACTGCCGCCATCCTCCCCACCTCAGAGTACAT gAATCAGTCCATGCTGTTTGGAGGGAACCCTCGTTATGAGAACGTTCCTCTGATCGGAAGGGGATCCCCGCCACCCTCG TATTCTCCCAGAATGAGAACTACCTACCTGTCTATGACTGACGCACAGATCAGACACTTTGGGACAGACTTCCAGCAGGTATAG